From a region of the Constantimarinum furrinae genome:
- a CDS encoding WD40/YVTN/BNR-like repeat-containing protein, whose product MKIQAFSFHLFLSFLFTGCLFAQDFSSLQYRTVGPERGGRVTAVTGIPEIPGTFYLGATGGGVWKTEDYGTTWFNVSDGFFATPSIGAIEVSPKHPNVVYVGTGSDGLRSNVISGKGVYKSVDSGKSWQHIGLREAGQIGAVEIDRKDDNIVWVAAIGNAFAPNADRGIFKTTDGGKSWDKVLFVSEETGFSDLELHPKKSNVVYAAAWKGQRKPWTIISGGTNAEGGIYKSKNGGKDWEKLENGLPQGLIGKIDLAVSAAEPDVLYAVIEAPGKEGGLYRSNDEGKSFVQVSNEEGLVNRPFYYTNIEADPTNVDIIYSNANPILKSVDGGKTWKEMRVPHGDNHDIWINPNNPNLIIQANDGGANVSHNGGKTWSTQFNQPTTEIYQVEVDDQYPYWLYGGQQDNYTTIAVPSFPPYGIQNAGTGWIINTGGCETGPAVPKPGNHNIVYANCKGRFGVFDKRTGTEKSYYVGASNIYGHNPKDLEYRFQRVAPIHVSPHDPDVVYHGSQYVHKTIDDGLTWETISPDLTAFEADKQVISGSPITRDITGEEYYSTLYSIRESELMPGLIWVGSNDGVVSVTRDGGATWKNVTPANMPKGGRVESIEPSHFDPGKAYIAVDRHLLGDTRPYLYKTTDYGESWELLSSDANGIPSDFSSRVLREDPVREGLLYAGTEFGVFISFNDGLSWVSFQQNLPVTPITDLKIFRGDLILSTMGRGFWILDNITTLRQAEVNTLGTTARLFQPDKTIRYRFPSGGNSDFPKYPRTNVTFDYYIPENTAGKVQLEIFNANMQSVVTVVSDSTQLRSTETIVEDMNLSETFVYADEKLESKPGLNRFAWDLRQKGAWAEKPNRRFKNGPMVPPGVYTARLTIGAQVLEQQFEILADPRIVAEGVTTAVIEEQLAFQNKVIALLSEARKLQVDLEQQLETSESSMTSGTANSSEGIKAILKKLKNEEGAYPQQMLVAQISYLLNMVSGADQLPGNEAEERYTELLAQFNQLKEELMQS is encoded by the coding sequence ATGAAGATTCAAGCTTTTTCATTTCATCTTTTTCTATCATTTCTTTTTACAGGCTGTCTTTTCGCACAGGATTTTTCATCGTTACAATACAGAACCGTTGGTCCGGAGCGAGGCGGAAGAGTTACCGCAGTAACCGGGATTCCTGAAATTCCCGGTACTTTTTACCTAGGAGCTACAGGGGGAGGAGTTTGGAAAACAGAAGACTATGGAACAACCTGGTTTAATGTTTCCGACGGATTTTTTGCAACACCTTCCATAGGCGCAATTGAAGTTTCACCAAAGCATCCCAATGTAGTATATGTAGGGACCGGATCGGACGGGCTTCGTAGTAATGTAATTAGCGGGAAAGGCGTTTACAAATCGGTAGATTCGGGTAAATCATGGCAACATATTGGTCTTCGGGAAGCAGGACAGATAGGTGCTGTTGAGATAGATCGTAAAGATGATAATATAGTCTGGGTTGCCGCCATAGGAAATGCCTTTGCCCCAAATGCAGACCGTGGAATCTTTAAAACCACCGATGGCGGTAAATCATGGGATAAGGTATTATTTGTTTCTGAAGAAACCGGATTTTCAGATCTGGAACTTCACCCAAAAAAATCGAATGTGGTCTATGCGGCCGCCTGGAAGGGACAACGCAAGCCTTGGACCATCATCTCGGGTGGAACTAATGCTGAAGGGGGAATATACAAATCGAAGAATGGGGGAAAAGACTGGGAAAAACTGGAAAATGGCTTGCCCCAAGGACTCATTGGAAAGATCGATCTGGCGGTATCTGCTGCAGAACCTGATGTCTTATACGCCGTCATTGAAGCCCCGGGAAAGGAGGGGGGATTGTACCGATCTAACGATGAAGGAAAATCCTTTGTTCAGGTTTCCAATGAAGAGGGACTGGTTAACCGTCCCTTTTATTACACCAATATAGAAGCCGACCCCACCAATGTGGATATCATCTATTCAAATGCAAACCCCATCCTGAAATCTGTCGACGGTGGTAAGACATGGAAGGAAATGCGCGTACCTCACGGTGATAATCACGATATCTGGATCAATCCAAACAATCCGAATCTCATCATTCAGGCGAATGATGGTGGTGCCAATGTCTCTCACAACGGTGGAAAAACATGGTCTACACAATTTAATCAGCCAACCACAGAGATATACCAGGTTGAAGTAGACGATCAGTATCCGTATTGGTTGTACGGCGGACAGCAGGATAATTACACGACCATCGCAGTACCCAGTTTTCCTCCGTATGGTATACAGAATGCAGGGACAGGATGGATCATTAACACCGGTGGTTGTGAAACCGGTCCGGCAGTGCCAAAACCCGGTAATCACAATATTGTCTACGCCAATTGCAAAGGGAGGTTTGGGGTTTTCGACAAGCGAACCGGTACTGAAAAAAGTTACTATGTAGGCGCTTCCAATATTTACGGTCACAATCCGAAGGATCTTGAATACAGATTTCAGCGGGTAGCACCTATTCACGTATCACCCCATGATCCCGATGTAGTGTACCACGGTTCACAGTATGTACATAAAACGATAGATGACGGCCTCACTTGGGAAACCATTTCACCCGATCTCACCGCTTTTGAAGCTGATAAGCAGGTCATCTCAGGAAGTCCGATTACCCGTGATATTACGGGAGAAGAATACTACAGTACGTTGTACTCCATTAGGGAATCGGAGCTTATGCCGGGACTTATCTGGGTTGGGTCTAATGACGGTGTGGTATCTGTAACCCGTGATGGGGGGGCTACCTGGAAGAATGTTACTCCGGCTAATATGCCAAAAGGCGGACGGGTAGAATCTATTGAGCCTTCTCATTTCGATCCTGGGAAAGCCTATATTGCCGTAGACAGGCACTTGCTTGGTGATACCAGACCTTATCTTTATAAAACAACCGATTATGGTGAAAGCTGGGAATTATTAAGTTCTGATGCTAACGGAATTCCGTCCGACTTTTCTTCGCGTGTGTTGCGAGAAGACCCGGTAAGAGAAGGATTATTATATGCAGGTACCGAATTCGGGGTGTTTATTTCTTTTAACGACGGATTATCCTGGGTATCCTTTCAGCAGAATTTACCGGTAACTCCCATTACCGATCTGAAGATATTTCGAGGTGACCTCATATTAAGTACGATGGGTCGCGGTTTCTGGATCCTGGATAATATTACAACGCTTCGGCAGGCCGAAGTGAACACATTGGGTACCACTGCGCGTTTGTTTCAGCCCGATAAAACCATACGCTACCGGTTTCCCAGTGGAGGAAATTCAGATTTTCCAAAATATCCGAGAACTAATGTGACCTTCGATTATTATATTCCTGAAAATACCGCTGGAAAAGTTCAACTGGAGATATTCAATGCTAATATGCAGTCGGTTGTAACAGTTGTGAGCGACAGCACCCAACTAAGATCTACTGAAACCATAGTGGAGGACATGAATTTGAGTGAGACCTTTGTTTACGCCGACGAAAAGCTGGAATCTAAACCCGGGTTGAATCGTTTTGCGTGGGATCTGCGACAGAAGGGAGCCTGGGCCGAAAAACCAAACCGCAGGTTTAAAAACGGTCCCATGGTACCTCCGGGGGTTTATACGGCGAGATTAACCATAGGAGCTCAGGTTCTCGAACAACAATTTGAGATCCTTGCCGATCCGAGAATCGTAGCCGAAGGGGTAACTACAGCAGTGATAGAAGAGCAATTGGCATTTCAAAATAAGGTGATTGCGCTGCTCTCGGAAGCCCGAAAGTTACAGGTGGATCTGGAACAGCAATTGGAGACTTCAGAAAGCAGCATGACCAGCGGAACAGCGAATTCTTCCGAAGGAATAAAAGCCATTCTTAAAAAGCTTAAAAATGAAGAAGGTGCCTATCCGCAGCAAATGCTGGTCGCTCAGATCTCCTATCTACTCAATATGGTAAGCGGTGCCGATCAGTTACCCGGAAATGAAGCCGAGGAGCGCTATACCGAATTGTTAGCTCAGTTTAATCAATTAAAGGAGGAACTTATGCAGTCTTGA
- a CDS encoding winged helix-turn-helix domain-containing protein, producing the protein MGKPSFYSITAAVLLLFFIGIFAEDDKAQTDFPERVKLSLREVGHTLLLAHGDSVSLVMPVVKKEDMLFELSFQRSLAIEPDSLISLMESAFKRSGLPEVYRVEVLQCSNREVVYSYGMEHNTENSIIPCRGRFLPENCYTIQLRFLNQKTPFLSTKMIILLLGGIALLLTGFLFFRSRVSPTPVSLDTEAKIIGSFYFYPEQNKLVQQATEIPLSNKECELLALFVASPNHIITREELTKKVWEDNGVIVGRSLDTYISKLRKKLKADENIKITNVHGVGYRLEVQ; encoded by the coding sequence ATGGGCAAACCAAGTTTTTATTCGATAACGGCCGCTGTTCTTTTACTATTCTTTATCGGGATCTTTGCGGAAGATGATAAAGCACAAACCGACTTCCCCGAACGGGTAAAATTATCGTTGCGGGAGGTGGGTCATACCTTGTTATTGGCCCATGGAGATTCGGTTTCTCTGGTCATGCCTGTGGTAAAGAAAGAAGATATGTTATTTGAACTGTCGTTTCAGCGGTCTTTGGCCATTGAACCGGACAGCCTTATTTCATTGATGGAATCTGCGTTTAAACGTTCAGGCTTACCCGAAGTATATAGGGTGGAAGTATTACAATGCTCCAATAGGGAGGTGGTGTATAGTTATGGGATGGAGCACAATACCGAAAACAGCATCATCCCGTGTCGCGGCAGATTCCTTCCTGAAAACTGTTACACCATTCAACTGAGATTTTTAAATCAAAAAACCCCTTTTTTAAGTACTAAGATGATCATTTTACTTTTAGGAGGTATTGCCTTGCTCCTCACCGGTTTTCTCTTTTTTAGAAGCAGAGTTTCACCTACACCGGTGTCTTTGGATACCGAGGCCAAGATCATAGGAAGTTTCTACTTTTATCCAGAACAGAATAAATTGGTGCAGCAGGCTACAGAGATTCCATTATCTAATAAGGAATGTGAACTGCTGGCACTTTTTGTCGCGAGTCCAAATCACATTATCACCAGAGAAGAACTTACCAAAAAAGTATGGGAGGACAATGGAGTGATCGTGGGACGCAGTTTGGATACATATATTTCGAAGCTTAGGAAAAAACTGAAAGCAGATGAAAACATAAAGATCACCAACGTCCACGGAGTAGGGTATCGGTTAGAGGTCCAGTAA
- a CDS encoding M13 family metallopeptidase codes for MKKLLLLSVLLTILIGCKNEKDAEPTKDTTEIKPVVFDGISPEIKPGDNFFAHVNQQWYDKAVIDEDQVGVGSYRFLNIPQQELLKDILEEVSQHEHPKGSIEQMVGDFYASGMDTISINERGIKPLMPYLNRIEALRDVSVMMKFVGLQIKQGNHSIVSPYISPDQMNSSINIVHFSQSGIGLPDRDYYFGTDASIKEIQAAYKAYLTRLFELAGEADAAKKAEKVYAIEKKLAESHKTRIERRVVKENYHKMAVSDLDASMKNIGWSALLETLGMDVDSVDVRQPEYYKKLNSMLTSVPLSDWKLYLKAHAISSNDNILSRPFQDASFEYSKVLSGQSEQQSRAKQMVRRVDGQLGFALGQIYVKRHFTEEAKQRALDLVNNFQLALEKRIDALDWMSDSTKVKAKDKLFAIKKKIGYPDVWRTYDVTIDRDKFFENVVKLRKDDYEYNLKKLNQPPNRDEWFTTPSTVTAYYNPSLNEIVFPAGILQSPYFDLYADDAVNYGGIGMVIGHEFTHAFDDQGAQYDKNGNVSNWWTEEDYTKFKAKTQQIIDQYSAFTVLDSVPLKGALTVGENTADNGGIAIAYDAFKMTEQGQDSTKIGGYTPDQRFFLSIARIWRVKTRDEYLRNYVATDPHSPPVWRVNGPLMNFTPFYEAFEVQPGEANYKTEEERIKIW; via the coding sequence ATGAAAAAACTACTACTTCTTTCCGTATTGCTAACCATTTTAATTGGATGTAAGAATGAAAAAGATGCTGAACCTACTAAAGACACTACTGAGATCAAGCCGGTGGTCTTCGACGGGATCTCTCCCGAAATAAAGCCCGGAGATAATTTCTTTGCGCATGTAAATCAGCAATGGTATGACAAGGCTGTGATCGACGAGGATCAGGTAGGAGTAGGGTCGTATCGATTTTTAAATATTCCGCAGCAGGAATTGCTCAAAGACATATTGGAAGAAGTATCACAACACGAACACCCAAAAGGAAGTATTGAGCAAATGGTGGGAGATTTCTATGCTTCGGGAATGGATACCATAAGTATAAACGAACGCGGAATTAAACCGCTTATGCCATATTTAAACCGCATTGAGGCATTACGTGACGTTTCTGTGATGATGAAATTTGTTGGCTTGCAGATAAAACAGGGAAATCATTCTATAGTGAGTCCGTATATTTCTCCCGACCAGATGAACAGTTCAATAAATATTGTTCATTTCTCTCAAAGCGGTATAGGGCTACCCGATCGTGATTATTACTTCGGAACGGATGCTTCGATTAAGGAAATTCAGGCGGCATATAAAGCCTATCTCACCAGATTATTTGAACTGGCAGGAGAAGCCGATGCTGCTAAAAAAGCTGAAAAAGTATACGCCATTGAAAAGAAACTGGCCGAATCTCATAAAACTCGAATCGAGCGGCGCGTAGTAAAGGAAAACTACCATAAAATGGCGGTTTCAGATCTGGATGCCAGTATGAAGAATATTGGTTGGTCTGCATTGTTGGAAACACTGGGAATGGATGTAGATTCAGTAGATGTACGTCAGCCTGAATACTACAAAAAACTGAATTCCATGCTTACTTCAGTTCCTTTATCCGACTGGAAATTATATCTTAAAGCTCATGCGATAAGTTCAAATGACAATATTTTAAGCAGACCCTTTCAGGATGCATCTTTCGAATATTCGAAGGTACTCTCCGGACAGTCGGAGCAGCAGTCCAGAGCCAAACAAATGGTGCGGCGTGTCGATGGACAGTTGGGCTTTGCACTAGGGCAGATCTACGTAAAGCGTCATTTTACCGAAGAGGCCAAACAACGGGCACTGGATCTGGTAAATAACTTTCAGCTCGCCCTGGAAAAACGCATCGATGCGCTGGACTGGATGAGCGACAGCACTAAAGTAAAGGCCAAGGATAAATTGTTTGCCATCAAGAAAAAGATAGGTTACCCCGATGTTTGGCGCACCTATGATGTAACTATAGATCGTGATAAATTCTTTGAAAACGTAGTAAAATTACGCAAGGATGATTACGAATACAATCTGAAAAAATTAAACCAACCACCCAACAGAGATGAGTGGTTTACCACCCCTTCAACGGTTACGGCCTATTACAACCCATCACTGAACGAGATCGTTTTTCCCGCCGGGATATTACAATCACCTTATTTCGACCTTTATGCCGATGATGCCGTGAATTACGGAGGAATAGGGATGGTGATAGGGCATGAGTTCACGCATGCTTTCGACGATCAAGGGGCACAATATGATAAAAACGGCAACGTAAGCAATTGGTGGACCGAAGAAGATTATACCAAATTTAAAGCAAAGACTCAGCAGATCATCGATCAGTACAGTGCTTTTACAGTTCTGGACAGTGTGCCTTTAAAAGGTGCTTTAACCGTAGGTGAGAACACTGCAGATAACGGTGGGATTGCTATTGCATATGATGCATTTAAAATGACCGAACAAGGCCAAGATAGCACGAAGATTGGTGGATATACGCCCGACCAGCGGTTCTTTTTATCTATTGCAAGGATATGGAGGGTAAAGACCCGTGACGAATATTTACGGAATTATGTGGCCACCGATCCGCATTCGCCTCCGGTTTGGAGGGTAAATGGACCGCTGATGAACTTTACGCCATTCTATGAGGCATTTGAGGTGCAACCCGGAGAAGCAAATTATAAGACCGAGGAAGAACGGATCAAGATCTGGTAG
- a CDS encoding YceI family protein: MRKLLFTIIMITGLAGYTQQQKTYQLKPQQSVINWTGSYTFLFSGHKGTVKFKEGTLFSNDGNITGGSFLIDMTTISNEEYLAGIGPVQHIRNPDFFDVNKFPEAKLVITSVQFFPRENRHKFLADLTIKGITKPIEFWPEIDEANNRINTKLKIDRTRWGITYNNKLKNDAISDAIAFDIVLQF; the protein is encoded by the coding sequence ATGCGAAAACTACTATTTACAATCATCATGATAACCGGCTTAGCAGGTTATACACAACAACAAAAAACGTATCAGTTAAAGCCTCAACAAAGTGTCATCAACTGGACAGGCAGCTACACTTTCCTTTTTAGTGGACACAAAGGCACCGTAAAATTTAAAGAAGGAACACTTTTTTCCAACGATGGAAATATTACCGGCGGATCATTTCTAATAGATATGACGACCATTTCCAATGAGGAATATCTGGCCGGTATAGGCCCGGTACAGCACATACGAAACCCGGATTTTTTCGATGTAAATAAGTTTCCCGAGGCGAAATTGGTCATAACTTCGGTACAATTCTTTCCCAGAGAAAACCGGCACAAATTTCTGGCCGATCTTACCATCAAAGGAATTACAAAACCCATTGAATTCTGGCCCGAGATCGATGAAGCCAATAACAGGATCAACACAAAACTGAAGATCGATCGCACCCGCTGGGGAATTACGTACAATAATAAATTAAAGAACGATGCCATATCTGATGCAATTGCGTTCGATATAGTGTTACAATTCTAA